The Nocardioides campestrisoli genome includes a window with the following:
- a CDS encoding DUF4082 domain-containing protein, translating to MPVRPTRTLLAVLTTLLTSAALVVPLAVLLGAGPSFVGASASAQRQDSTAWWALGRQGRQQAGDCGIWVLDSRGYCVADDRRNGLEVGVRFRTSSPVLVTGIRLYRVDPSQLRVSLWDQQGNRIGSGLVTAGVANGWTDVAFDSPVQVGPGATYTASYFSPRTMYAFEYGFFADRTMTEGPVTALAHTEASPNGVHCYDDAVCGSYPVRGHRQSNYWISPLWQRDAGAPGPSPTPTRPPGGGPGGPGQGPTPTPGASKAAPRVVGWQVKPRSGRAQVRIRFSEPLRASSVKPRAVRLLRGNGAAVKARLRLSKNAAEVTLTPTASLRPATSYRVVVTTRVRDAGGDRLDQQPKKPGRQDATWNFKTRGRG from the coding sequence ATGCCCGTTCGACCCACACGCACCTTGCTCGCGGTCCTGACCACGCTGCTGACGTCCGCGGCCCTGGTCGTCCCACTCGCCGTCCTGCTGGGCGCCGGACCGTCCTTCGTGGGGGCGAGCGCGTCGGCGCAGCGGCAGGACTCGACGGCCTGGTGGGCCTTGGGCAGGCAGGGACGCCAGCAGGCGGGGGACTGTGGAATCTGGGTGCTCGACAGCCGCGGCTACTGCGTGGCCGACGATCGGCGCAACGGCCTGGAGGTCGGCGTGCGGTTCCGGACCTCGAGCCCTGTCCTGGTCACCGGGATCCGCCTCTACCGGGTCGACCCGTCCCAGCTGCGGGTGTCGTTGTGGGACCAGCAGGGCAACCGGATCGGCTCCGGCCTGGTCACCGCCGGGGTGGCGAACGGATGGACGGACGTGGCCTTCGACTCCCCGGTGCAGGTCGGCCCTGGAGCCACCTACACGGCGTCCTACTTCAGCCCGCGCACCATGTACGCGTTCGAGTACGGCTTCTTCGCCGACCGCACGATGACCGAGGGACCGGTCACAGCCCTGGCACACACCGAGGCCAGCCCGAACGGCGTGCACTGCTACGACGACGCCGTGTGCGGCTCCTACCCGGTGCGTGGGCACCGGCAGTCCAACTACTGGATCTCACCGCTGTGGCAGCGGGACGCGGGCGCGCCCGGGCCGTCGCCGACTCCGACCCGACCGCCGGGCGGGGGACCTGGTGGGCCGGGGCAGGGCCCCACTCCGACTCCGGGGGCCAGCAAGGCGGCCCCGCGCGTGGTCGGGTGGCAGGTCAAGCCCCGCTCCGGCCGGGCGCAGGTACGGATCCGCTTCTCCGAGCCGCTCCGGGCGAGCAGCGTGAAGCCGCGAGCGGTGCGGCTGCTGCGCGGCAACGGCGCCGCGGTCAAGGCGCGGCTGCGGCTGTCGAAGAACGCCGCGGAGGTCACGTTGACGCCCACGGCGTCGCTGAGGCCCGCGACCTCCTACCGCGTGGTGGTCACCACCCGGGTGCGGGACGCCGGGGGAGACCGGCTCGACCAGCAGCCGAAGAAGCCCGGCCGGCAGGACGCCACCTGGAACTTCAAGACCCGAGGACGAGGCTGA